Genomic segment of Truepera radiovictrix DSM 17093:
GCGCCGTTTTTTCGGGAGCACTGGGGGTACGCGCTCCACGAGCACCTGCCGGCACTCCTCGACGCCAAACACCCTGAGGCCGCGCGGGTTCGCTACCACTACTTTCAGAGCCTCCACCTGCTGCTTCAGGAGTCTTATCACCGGCGGCTGCGGGCTTGGGGCGACACGCACGGCCTCCTCTACGTCGCCGAGACGCCCGCCGCGCGGATGGCCACGGTGCGCCACAGCACCCTTCCGGGCGGCGACAGCGCCCACGAAAAGGCGGGGCGGCCCCTCGCGGAGGTCCTCAGCGCGGTCGCGCTCAGCCTGCGCCACAACCCCAAGATGGTGAGTTCGCTCGCCCGGCAGCTCGGGGCAAAGCGCGCCCTTACCGAATGCTTTCACAGCGTCGGCTGGTCGATGACGTTGCAAGACGCCAAGTGGATGCTCGACCGCTTGGCCGCCCTGGGGATCAACGTCTTTAACGTCCACGCGTTTTTCTATACCCTAGACGGGCTCACCAAGTACGACGCGCCGCCCTCGCTGTTTCTCCAGAACCCCTACTGGCCCCACTTCCGCCAGTTCGCCGACTACGCCGCCCGCCTCGCCTACGCGCTGAGCCAAGGGGAGGCCGAGGTTCGCGTCGCCCTGCTCGACCCCGTCAGCAGCTTGTGGGCGCACCTCGGCAACCCCTTTCACGCTTTCGAGTACGTAGGCGACGACGAAGTGGAGCGGGAGCGGCTCGAGCAGCTCAAAGGGGATTGGGCCTATCTAGGGGTGACCTTGCTCACACACCACGTCGACTTCGACCACCTCGACCCCGAGCTCTTGGGGGAGGCGGAGGTGAGCGGGGGGAGCCTCCACCTCGGCAACGCGCGTTATACGGTCCTCGTCTTGCCCCCCATGACCAACCTCGAGGGGGCCGCCTGGCGCACCCTTCAGCGCTTTTTGCGGGCGGGCGGCACCGTTATCGCCCTCGGGTTGCTCCCCTCCGAGGTGATCGACGAAGGACAAGGGATTGAAGAGGAGATGCTCGCGCTCTTCGGTTTGGACGCGTCGCCGCAGACGGCCTACTGGCAGGGCGCCCCCTATCCAACGCGGAGCCAGAGGGGGCGTCAGGGCGCCCTGTTCATCCCGAGCTCCGGCTCTTTGGTCCGGACGGGGGCAGGAGACGTTCTTTGTAACCTGCTCGAGCAGCACGTCCCGACGCGCTTTCGGCTCGAACCTTTAGACGGTCTGGACAACTCCTTTCTCCTGCATCACCGCGCCCTACCGGACGGCCGCCAGCTGCTGTTCGTGGCGCATCAAGAGGCCACCGAGCGTAACGTGCGGCTGCACGTCATGCTGGAGGCGTCCGCCTGGCAGGTCGAAGAGCTCGACCTAGCCTCGGGGGAGGTAACGCCAGTGGCGACAGAGGAGGCCGGCCGCAGCGTACCCCTCACGTTCGCTCCGTATCAGGCGCGGCTCCTGCGCTTTTGCAGCGCAACGTGTAAAGCTGAGCGCACCGAGTCCACGGGGGTCAAGGGGGCGTCCGCGGTAGACGCCCAACCCTGGGCGCTCGAGTTAGGGCCAGCAGACACCTGGTCGATCACCGCGCTTGCGCCGAACGTGCTGCGCCTCGGCACCTTCGAGCTGGCCCTCGAGCCCGGGGGGCCGGACGAAGCGAACGGCGCAGCGCCGCCTCCCCCCAAGCACCTGACCTGGCACCGGGTGACGACCAAAACCCTGATCGACCAGGGTGCCGACCTTGCCGGCACCTACGGTGAGCGGCTCCCCGTGGCGTTTCACCAGATGTTCGGCACGCCCATGAAGACGGGGCTCGCTTACCCACTCACCTGCTGGTACCGCTGCACGTTCTACGTCGATGAGGCGCCCACCGACGCCGCCTTGCTGATGGACGAGAGCGCCATCTCAGGGGCCTTTACCCTCCTCCTCAACGGTCAACGGCTGGACCGCACCGTCTTTGCACCGCACACGCACTACGACCACCACAACCGGCGCTGCGCGGTCGCGCCGCTCCTCGTCCGGGGGAGCAACACCCTGCTGCTGCGCCTCGAGGCGCGACGCGACTGGGACGGGCTCGTCGAACCCCTCTACGTGACGGGGAGCTTCGGGGTCTACCTGGACGGTCCTCACGCCCCGAGGATCGGTCGGGCGCCGGAGCGGGCTGAGACCTGCAAGGGTGGCTTCAAGGGGTTTCCCTACTTCGCGGGCACGCTCAGCTTGACGCGGCAGGTCAGCTTGGAGCGTCTCCCCGACCGAGGCGCGTTCACGCTCGAGCTGCCGCGGTGGTGTGAGCCTTATCACGAGGTCGCCGAGGTGCTGGTGAACGGTCGTTCTCTCGGCGTCCGCTGCTGGTCGCCGTACCGCTTCACGGGCAGCACGGCGCTCCTCAAAACGGGCGTCAACTGGGTCGAGCTGAGGCTGACCAACACGCTCGTCGGGATGCTCGAGGGTAGCTACTTCGACCACGAAACCCACCGCGTGGTGCCCTACAGCGGGTAACTTCAGGAGGCCGGTGGTGCATTGTTCGGCGAACTCACCGAGAGCCACCTCGAAAGGCCGATGAACAGCGTGCAGCTCGTGTTTTTCCAAGCGTACTCCGACCCCCACCTGGTGAGCACGCAACGTCACCCCCGCCTCCCCACCGAAGGCCCCTGGACGGTGCGTCCACACGACGCGTTCTGCTTTGAAGCCCTCCGGCGAGGTCGAAGAGGCGTTCGTCACCTGGCTCGCGGTCGAGGTCGGGGAGGTGTAGCGCTCACCGTGAATGAGCACCACACCTTGTGGCTAAGGGTGTGGCTGACGGTCGAGGAGCCAGCAGGCGTCCACTTGAACCTCACGACGCTCGAGGCGGAAAGCCAGACGCATGGCGAGTCGAGCACACGGCGCGGTGAGAGTTAGCAGGCGTGGGGCTTCAGGCGAGCCGCTGCGCGCAGGCCTGCGCCAGCAAGCAGAGCTCGGCGGCCTTAAAGGCGTGCGCTTGGGTCATGGCGTTTTCCGTGCGGTGTAAGCAGTCGAGGATGAGCTGGCCGAAAAAGGGGAAGCCGACCTTCCCGGCGAGAGGCAGGTGCGTTTCGCCCTCGTGGGTGACCAGGTAGAGCTGGTCGCCCCCTCCCCCACGGGCCACGTCGGTGTACTTGCGCAGCTCGAGGTAACCGTCGGTGCCGAGGATAAACGTGCGCCCGTCGCCCCACGTCGAGAGGCCGTCCGGGGTCAACCAGTCGACACGGAAGTAGTTCGAGCAGCCGTTGTCGGCCACCAAGCTGGCCTCGCCGAAGTCCTCGAGCTCGGGGTACTCGGGGTGGTGGTAGTTGGCGACGGCGGCGCTCCGCACGGTGGCGTCCTGCGCGCCGCTATAGGTGAGAAACTGCTCGATCTGGTGGCTGCCGATGTCGGCCAAGATGCCCCCGTACTTCTCGCGCTCGAAAAACCAGGCCGGGCGGGCGGCGGCGTTCAGGCGGTGCGGCCCCAAACCCAGCACCTGAACCACGCGGCCGATCACCCCCTCTTGGACGAGCTCACCGGCGAACACCGCGCACTCGACGTGGAGGCGCTCGCTGTAGTAGACCATGTACTTGCGCCCCGTCTCCTGCACCTTGCGGCGGGCGGCCTCCAGCTGCTCGAGGCTCGTAAAGGGCGTTTTGTCGGTGAAGTAGTCCTTGCCGGCGTCCATCACCTTGAGCCCCAGAGGCCCGCGCTCGCAAGGCACCGCCGCGGCGGCGACGAGTCGGAT
This window contains:
- a CDS encoding glycosyl hydrolase codes for the protein MNDARFRHPPMDNRIIPFWFWNGALDDAELVRHIAAMAEGGVGGFFICARQGLGVPYLSEAWFERVVLAVQEAAARGLSVWLYDEYPYPSGVAGGEVLLEHPDAKHTLLRVHERTVSGPQPLRLELPWGRVLAAKAVPIKETGRLGWDEATDLRQHIGTLQTESVFQKTGLTAYNQKRFFTYRPTKVLSWTVPHGRWRVVTALEEELSDFKYYGTYVDPCHEGAVETFLKLTHRRYAEVLGAHFGGTIKGFFTDETGFLGALPWTRRLAPFFREHWGYALHEHLPALLDAKHPEAARVRYHYFQSLHLLLQESYHRRLRAWGDTHGLLYVAETPAARMATVRHSTLPGGDSAHEKAGRPLAEVLSAVALSLRHNPKMVSSLARQLGAKRALTECFHSVGWSMTLQDAKWMLDRLAALGINVFNVHAFFYTLDGLTKYDAPPSLFLQNPYWPHFRQFADYAARLAYALSQGEAEVRVALLDPVSSLWAHLGNPFHAFEYVGDDEVERERLEQLKGDWAYLGVTLLTHHVDFDHLDPELLGEAEVSGGSLHLGNARYTVLVLPPMTNLEGAAWRTLQRFLRAGGTVIALGLLPSEVIDEGQGIEEEMLALFGLDASPQTAYWQGAPYPTRSQRGRQGALFIPSSGSLVRTGAGDVLCNLLEQHVPTRFRLEPLDGLDNSFLLHHRALPDGRQLLFVAHQEATERNVRLHVMLEASAWQVEELDLASGEVTPVATEEAGRSVPLTFAPYQARLLRFCSATCKAERTESTGVKGASAVDAQPWALELGPADTWSITALAPNVLRLGTFELALEPGGPDEANGAAPPPPKHLTWHRVTTKTLIDQGADLAGTYGERLPVAFHQMFGTPMKTGLAYPLTCWYRCTFYVDEAPTDAALLMDESAISGAFTLLLNGQRLDRTVFAPHTHYDHHNRRCAVAPLLVRGSNTLLLRLEARRDWDGLVEPLYVTGSFGVYLDGPHAPRIGRAPERAETCKGGFKGFPYFAGTLSLTRQVSLERLPDRGAFTLELPRWCEPYHEVAEVLVNGRSLGVRCWSPYRFTGSTALLKTGVNWVELRLTNTLVGMLEGSYFDHETHRVVPYSG
- a CDS encoding Gfo/Idh/MocA family protein, which translates into the protein MTYAPKGKPNPVVAKGDFPFAAMHLDHGHIYGQCNGLIEAGGELRYVFDPDPDRVARFREAFPEVKVARAADEILDDPEIRLVAAAAVPCERGPLGLKVMDAGKDYFTDKTPFTSLEQLEAARRKVQETGRKYMVYYSERLHVECAVFAGELVQEGVIGRVVQVLGLGPHRLNAAARPAWFFEREKYGGILADIGSHQIEQFLTYSGAQDATVRSAAVANYHHPEYPELEDFGEASLVADNGCSNYFRVDWLTPDGLSTWGDGRTFILGTDGYLELRKYTDVARGGGGDQLYLVTHEGETHLPLAGKVGFPFFGQLILDCLHRTENAMTQAHAFKAAELCLLAQACAQRLA